The following coding sequences are from one Frigoribacterium sp. Leaf415 window:
- the rsfS gene encoding ribosome silencing factor encodes MTATPRAIELLQIAARAADDKQADDLVALDVSGPLPLTDVFLLATGRSERNVVAIAGEIEDKMLEAGVKTLRREGRAEGRWVLLDFGDVVAHVFHDEDRQYYALERLWSDCPTIPLDVLTESATAPAEVAADAPAEA; translated from the coding sequence GTGACAGCCACCCCTCGTGCCATCGAGCTGCTGCAGATCGCCGCACGCGCGGCCGACGACAAGCAGGCCGACGACCTCGTCGCCCTCGACGTGTCCGGCCCCCTGCCCCTGACCGACGTGTTCCTGCTCGCCACGGGCCGCAGCGAACGCAACGTGGTCGCTATCGCCGGCGAGATCGAGGACAAGATGCTCGAGGCCGGCGTCAAGACGCTCCGCCGCGAGGGTCGTGCCGAGGGCCGTTGGGTCCTGCTCGACTTCGGTGACGTCGTCGCGCACGTCTTCCACGACGAGGACCGTCAGTACTACGCGCTCGAGCGCCTCTGGAGCGACTGCCCGACGATCCCTCTCGACGTGCTGACCGAGTCGGCCACGGCACCGGCCGAGGTCGCAGCCGACGCACCGGCCGAGGCCTAG